A single region of the Oncorhynchus kisutch isolate 150728-3 linkage group LG30, Okis_V2, whole genome shotgun sequence genome encodes:
- the LOC109874869 gene encoding protein lifeguard 1, with product MTDAQNYSMPTESQDALNSNLPPPYPHGETQVDPMPPYIPPPYSAAPAMYPPSPYPPVLYPPQAGVDMETLPPGECNPLGEPGSSSPEADAALLVSSFDDKTIRKAFIRKVFSVVTLQLLVTFSIVCVFTFSSVVRAAVQSNIWIYLSSYILFAVVAISLSFSNSFSRSHPWNLVGLSVVTLTLSYLVGTVASFHNTTAVVIAMGATVAISFTIIIFSAQTRVDFTICNGILLVLAVDLLMFSFFCCFFYSNVLQIVYGSLGALLFSLFLAIDCQLVMGRQKYALDPEEYVFAALILYLDIINIFLYLLIIMGGSSK from the exons ATGACAGATGCTCAGAATTACTCCATGCCCACAGAGTCTCAGGATGCCCTGAACTCTAACCTGCCACCCCCTTACCCCCATGGGGAAACTCAAGTGGACCCCATGCCACCATACATACCACCGCCCTACTCTGCAGCTCCAGCCATGTATCCTCCATCCCCCTACCCCCCAGTCCTGTACCCACCACAGGCAGGGGTAGACATGGAAACTCTCCCCCCTGGAGAGTGTAACCCTTTGGGAGAGCCAG GATCGTCTTCACCAGAGGCAGACGCCGCCCTATTGGTGTCATCTTTTGATGACAAGACCATAAGGAAGGCGTTTATCAGAAAG GTGTTCAGTGTCGTGACCCTGCAGTTGCTGGTGACCTTCAGCATCGTGTGTGTGTTCACGTTCTCCAGTGTGGTGAGGGCGGCAGTGCAGAGCAACATCTGGATCTACCTCAGCTCATACATCCTGTTTGCTGTGGTGGCCATCTCCCTTAGCTTCTCCAATTCCTTCAGCAGAAGCCATCCCTGGAACCTGGTGGGACTG TCAGTGGTCACTCTCACCCTATCTTACTTGGTCGGCACTGTGGCCTCATTTCACAATACCACTGCTGTAGTCATCGCCATGGGAGCAACAGTGGCGATCTCCTTCACCATCATCATCTTCTCAGCCCAG ACTCGAGTGGACTTCACAATTTGTAATGGCATCCTGCTGGTGCTGGCAGTGGACCTTCTCATGTTCAGCTtcttctgctgtttcttctactCCAATGTGCTGCAGATAGTCTACGGATCTCTGGGAGCCCTGCTCTTCTCACTG tTCTTGGCGATTGACTGCCAGCTGGTGATGGGCAGGCAGAAGTACGCTCTAGATCCAGAGGAGTATGTGTTTGCTGCCCTGATCCTGTACCTGGACATCATTAACATCTTCCTCTATCTGCTCATCATAATGGGAGGCTCCAGCAAATAG